A portion of the Anabas testudineus chromosome 22, fAnaTes1.2, whole genome shotgun sequence genome contains these proteins:
- the rln1 gene encoding prorelaxin H1, giving the protein MLWRVTLAVAVVCVGGICNCVQADVMSRLMVPRDYGVKLCGREFIRAVIFTCGGSRWKRSTEGDLEPFQWTSPSDETVDNNQHTWQRGAELADGHLPLRTASSYSLADLLALYVEERQHQSLSDPVPLEKKLSTVLGEQDGNPATADWPIPSKKKRNFSLGVAGMCCNQGCTKNDIGRLC; this is encoded by the exons ATGCTCTGGAGAGTGACTCTTGCTGTGGCTGTGGTGTGTGTCGGTGGTATATGTAACTGTGTGCAGGCTGATGTAATGAGCAGACTGATGGTTCCAAGGGACTATGGGGTGAAACTGTGCGGGAGAGAGTTCATTAGAGCAGTCATTTTCACCTGCGGAGGCTCCCGGTGGAAACGATCCACAGAGGGAGATTTAG aGCCTTTCCAGTGGACTTCCCCCAGTGATGAAACAGTAGACAACAACCAGCACACCTGGCAGCGTGGGGCAGAGCTCGCAGACGGCCACCTTCCCCTCCGCACTGCCTCCTCTTACTCCCTGGCAGACCTCCTGGCTCTTTATGTTGAAGAAAGGCAGCACCAGTCGTTGAGTGACCCAGTCCCACTGGAGAAGAAGTTGTCGACGGTTTTAGGCGAGCAAGATGGCAATCCAGCCACTGCTGACTGGCCCATACCgagcaagaagaagaggaacttTTCTCTGGGTGTAGCAGGGATGTGCTGCAACCAGGGCTGTACCAAAAATGACATTGGACGCTTGTGCTGA